The Rhododendron vialii isolate Sample 1 chromosome 6a, ASM3025357v1 genome includes a window with the following:
- the LOC131331305 gene encoding (S)-8-oxocitronellyl enol synthase CYC2-like yields the protein MSWWWAGAIGAARKQYGDDERPKAFQSVALIIGVTGIVGNSLAEILPLSDTPGGPWKVYGVARRPRPAWNADHPVEYIQCDVLDEKDVVSKLSPLTDVTHIFYVTWADRSNEVENCEVNGAMLRNVLTAVIPNAADLRHICLQTGLKHYVGPFEAIWKIQAHEPPFEEDLPLLDYPNFYYTLEDILFEESAKKDGLTWSVHRPGTIFGFSPSSRMNIVGTLCVYAAICKFENKPLKFPGSKAGWNLLNVASDADLIAEQQIWAAVDPYGKNEAFNISDGDVFKWKHLWRILAEQFEVEYEEFDEREEQVSLSEMMKDKGPVWDQIVRENGLVPTKLEEVGVWWFADFTLGFGGAVDSMNKSKEHGFLGFRNTKKSFVSWIDKWKAYKIVP from the exons atgagCTGGTGGTGGGCAGGAGCTATCGGCGCTGCACGG AAACAGTACGGAGACGATGAACGCCCCAAAGCATTCCAGAGCGTCGCACTAATCATCGGCGTCACCGGCATCGTCGGAAACAGCCTGGCCGAAATCCTCCCTCTCTCCGACACCCCCGGCGGCCCGTGGAAAGTCTACGGCGTCGCCCGCCGGCCCCGCCCTGCCTGGAACGCCGACCACCCCGTCGAGTACATCCAGTGCGACGTCCTCGACGAAAAAGACGTCGTCTCCAAACTCTCCCCCTTGACCGACGTCACCCACATCTTCTACGTGACGTGGGCCGACCGATCCAATGAGGTTGAGAACTGCGAGGTCAACGGCGCCATGCTTCGCAACGTCCTCACGGCGGTGATCCCTAACGCCGCCGATCTCCGTCACATCTGTCTCCAAACGGGTCTTAAACACTACGTGGGACCCTTTGAAGCGATTTGGAAGATACAGGCCCATGAACCCCCTTTCGAGGAGGACTTGCCCCTGTTGGACTACCCGAATTTCTATTACACTCTTGAGGATATCCTTTTTGAAGAGTCCGCCAAGAAAGACGGGTTGACTTGGTCCGTTCACCGACCCGGAACGATATTCGGGTTCTCTCCTTCAAGCAGGATGAACATTGTCGGCACCCTTTGCGTTTACGCCGCGATTTGCAAGTTCGAGAACAAGCCCTTGAAATTCCCCGGGAGTAAGGCGGGTTGGAACTTGTTAAATGTCGCGTCTGACGCGGACCTGATCGCGGAGCAACAAATTTGGGCCGCGGTGGATCCGTACGGGAAGAACGAAGCATTTAATATAAGTGACGGGGACGTGTTCAAGTGGAAGCACTTGTGGAGGATTTTGGCGGAGCAATTTGAGGTGGAGTACGAGGagtttgatgagagagaggagCAGGTGAGCCTGAGTGAAATGATGAAGGACAAGGGTCCGGTGTGGGATCAAATCGTAAGAGAGAACGGGTTGGTGCCAACCAAGTTGGAGGAGGTTGGTGTGTGGTGGTTTGCCGACTTTACGCTTGGATTCGGGGGCGCGGTCGATAGCATGAATAAGAGCAAAGAGCACGGGTTCTTGGGGTTTAGGAACACCAAGAAATCCTTTGTATCTTGGATAGACAAATGGAAGGCTTACAAAATTGTACCCTAA